The DNA sequence TACGGTTGTTTTGTAGATGAGCGCATCCGCGAAGTACCTGAGCCGCAAAAAACACTAGATAGGATCTGGCAAATTGGAGGAAAAACGGGTTGGTACTATGGCGATTGGTTGTGGAAAATCCGCGGATACATGGACAAGCTGGTTGGAGGAGTAGGCTTACGCAGGGGCCGAACCCACCGCGACCAGCTCTCGGTAGGTGATGCACTCGATTTTTGGCGCGTTTTGTACGCAGACAAAGAAGAGGGTCGTTTGATGCTTTTTGCGGAGATGTTACTACCTGGGGAAGCTTGGCTGGAGTTTAAGCTGAAGGAGGGAAAATTGATACAAACTGCGACCTTCCGACCGAAAGGAATCTGGGGCAGGCTTTATTGGTATGCGGTGCTGCCATTTCATGGATTTATCTTCAACGGAATGATTGACGCCCTTGCGGGGAAAAAATAAGGTGTTCGGTAAAAAGGAATATGCTTTTTTTATCAAAAAAAACACAAATATTGTCAAGTAAATTGTTTTAATAAATTTTCTGTATTAAATTTACTGTTGACAAAAATGCAGCAGTAAATGAACGAACGGGTCAAAGAAAAACTCGAAATCCTGGCCGATGCGGCCAAGTACGATGTCTCCTGCTCCTCAAGTGGGAGCAAGCGAAAAAACACCAAAGATGGATTAGGAAATGCCACCGGCATGGGGATTTGCCACAGCTATACCGAAGATGGTCGCTGTGTGTCTTTGCTTAAAATTCTACTCACCAACCACTGTATTTTCGATTGTGCGTACTGCGTCAGTCGTAAAAGCAATGACGTAAAACGTGCGGCATTCACCGTGCAGGAGGTGGTCGATCTCACCATCAATTTTTACCGCCGCAACTATATCGAAGGACTATTCTTAAGTTCTGGAATTTTCAAAGATTCGGATTACACGATGGAACGGCTGGTGCGTATTGCTAAAGTTTTACGTACTGAGCATAAATTCAACGGTTATATCCATCTCAAGGCCATCCCGGGAGCCAGTGACGAACTCATCCACGAAGCAGGTTTATACGCCGATCGGTTGAGTGTGAATTTGGAAATCCCCTCTGAAATTAGTTTAAAGAAGGTCGCGCCAGAGAAAAATTATGCCGATGTCTACCAACCGATGAACTATCTCAAAGGCGCTATTGTAGGGCATAAGGAAGAGAAGAGAAAAATTCGGTCTACCCCCAACTTCGCACCAGCAGGGCAAAGCACCCAACTGGTGATTGGTGCTACTCCGGAAAACGATTTACATATTTTGAAC is a window from the Lewinella sp. LCG006 genome containing:
- a CDS encoding putative DNA modification/repair radical SAM protein; the protein is MNERVKEKLEILADAAKYDVSCSSSGSKRKNTKDGLGNATGMGICHSYTEDGRCVSLLKILLTNHCIFDCAYCVSRKSNDVKRAAFTVQEVVDLTINFYRRNYIEGLFLSSGIFKDSDYTMERLVRIAKVLRTEHKFNGYIHLKAIPGASDELIHEAGLYADRLSVNLEIPSEISLKKVAPEKNYADVYQPMNYLKGAIVGHKEEKRKIRSTPNFAPAGQSTQLVIGATPENDLHILNLADSLYTEQSLRRVYYSGYIPISEDNRLPALRQPPLVRENRLYQADWLLRFYGFKVDEIVDQQYPDLDLEVDPKLAYALRHPQLFPIDVNQAPYEMILRIPGVGVKSARKIVAARRHGQLRYEHLKKMGIVIKRAQYFLKCADKNFSHLGLYPEAIRKEITQPQRTKIATNQLSLFG